The genomic DNA CTTAAGCGATAAACAAATTAAAACAGTTAAACTAAAAAACAATTCTTTCTGGGAAAAAGTACAGAGAACGTTTTTATAGCATGAAAATAACCGCCGAATTATGGAATTCCATAATTCGGCGGTTATTTATTTCTCTCGCTATCAGTCACTATTTTTGTCATTTCTTGTCGGTAAGTCGATATACTTTAATAATCGCTGATATATTCCGGATTGTGGTCGATATATTCCAATAATCGCTGATATATTTCAAGTTGCGGTCGATATATTCCGAAAATCGCTGATATATTTTCACTCATCTTTTCTATAGACGATCCGGCCATCTATTACAGTCATTTCTGCTTGTACTTCTTTTATTTCTTCTGCTTCTATTTCAAAAATATTTCGATCTACTATCGTAAAGTCTGCTTCATATCCTTTTGTAATCTGCCCTCGCTTCGCTTCTTTTCCGATTGCATAGGCACTCCCTGTTGTAAATAAAGAAACAGCCTCATATACCGTCAATCTTTCTTCTGGTATATAGCATATGCCGTCAATAAAACTTCTACGTGTAACAGCGCTATATATACCTAGAAATGGATTTACTTGTTCAATTGGAGCATCTGAGCCACCGTTACAGTGTAATCCTGCTTCCAGTAACGTCTTCCAAGCATACGCATAACGAAGACGTTGCTCGCCTAGTTTTTCAATGACTGATGGAAAATCCGATGAAAGAAAGACTGGTTGTATATCAATAATGGCTTGCAAGTTTTTCATTCTTTCAATCAACTCTTCACGGGCAAGCTGACAATGAATAATGCGGTCACGCAATCCGTCTGCTGGTGGATATAGTTCAAGTGCATCAATAACATACTGGAGCGATAAATCACCGATTGTATGAATCGCAACTGGCATATGTAAGTCTCGTGCTTTTTTCACTAACTCTGCAAGCTCTTCACGCGAGAAGATTGCAACCCCATTTGTTTCCTTCGCATCTTCATACGGTTCACTTAATAAAGCTGTTCTTCCGCCAAAAGAGCCATCAGAAAAAATTTTCATCGCCCCAAATTCAATATAGTGTTCATTTTCATATTCTTTTCGCTCATGCGCTACTTCATGGTGAACGAGCAAATGCGCTTTAAATGGCATTTCTTTTATAACATGAGAAAACGCATTATGCGTTTTTCTAAAACCACCGTAGTAATTTAAATCTTCCGTATGCCCACCAACGAGTCCGTATTGCCAGCAATCTTTAATCGCTGTTTGCAAAGCGCTTTGTAAGTAGGCTTCATCAATTTCAGGCTGAACATGTTTTATTAATTCTTGTCCTTGTTCATATAAAAGCCCGGTTAACATATTGGATGAATCCCGGCCAATTTTTCCGCCTTTCGGATCTTTTGTCGATTCTGTTATGTTCGCTTCTTGCAGTATGTATGAATTCACCCATGTGACGTGGCGACAAACGCGCTTTAATAAAATCGGATGTTCTTTCGAAATCGCATCTAAATCTTTTGCATGAACATCTTTCGTATCTGTAAAATTATTTTCATTCCAGCCTTCTCCAATAATCCAAGAGCCTTTTGGTGCTTCTTCTACTCGCTTCTGAACGAGAGTAAGCATGTCACTATACGATGTGCAATTTGATAAATCTAGACGAAGTAACCTCTCTCCATGCCCAATAAGGTGCATATGGCTATCAACAAGACCTGGAATCATTGTTTTCCCTTTTAAATCGTACAATTCTATCGCAGCATATCGGTTTTCTAACTCTTCCTTACTCCCAATATCAACGATCCTGCCATTTTCAACATAAATAGCTTCCACTTTTTCATTTTCTTCCCTCATCGTGTAAATGATGCCGCCGTACCAAATTTCTCCCATATATCCCATCTCCTTTGTTTTATTGTATAAAAAAAAGCACCATTTCAAAACATGGTGCTTTTCTAAACATTACTTTTGTTCAGTAGTAGACGTTGTAACTTGCCATTCAATATTAAATTTATCTTTTACTTGTCCGTATGCTGGGCTCCAGAACGTTTCTTGAAGTGGCATGATAACCTCTCCACCTTCTTGTAACTTATCGAATACTTCTTTCGCTTTTTCCGCGTTACTAATTTGAATTGCGATTGTTACTTGAGATCCAATTGCATGCCCTTGACCTGGGAATGTATCAGAAATCATAAGTTCCGTATTACCAACTTTTAAAGTAGCATGTAGAACGCGCTCTTTCGCTTCAGCTGGAATCGGATATTCTGGATTTTCAGGCATGTCACCAAAAGTTTGCATGACTTCTACTTTTGCGTCTAACGCATCTTTATAAAACTGTACAGCTTCTTGCCCACTACCATCTAAAACTAAGTAAGGATTAATACCTAAAATCATACGGACACCTCTTTTTTAAGTTTATAAAATCGAACTTGTGTTCGTTTTTATATTATCATTGTTTTCCATTTTATTCAACTATTTCCTTCACTGTTTTCAAAATTATTTTGAGGGTAGCTCCATCTCTTGTTTTCTAAGTTCAATACGGCGAATTTTTCCAGAAATTGTTTTTGGTAGTTCATCTATAAATTCAATTTTGCGAGGGTATTTATATGGTGCAGTGAGTTCTTTGACGTGTTGTTGGAGTATTGGAATTAATGTTTCTTCGTTCTTTTCTATATTCTCTCTTAATACAATAAATGCCTTCACGACACTTCCGCGAATTTCATCAGGGCTTGCGACAACCGCACACTCTCTTACATAAGGATGTTTTACAAGCGCATCTTCTACTTCAAACGGACCGATTGTATAACCAGAGCTAATAATAATATCGTCACCGCGCCCTTCAAACCAGAAATAGCCATCTTCATCTTTCTTCGCTTTATCACCGGTAATATAATAATCACCGCGAAATTGCATCGCTGTGCGTTCATCGTCTTTATAATATTGTTTAAAGAGGGCTGGTGTTTCAATGTGAACTGCAATATCACCAACTTCTCCTACCTTTACCGGCATACCTTCCTCATCTACAATATCAACGTGGTTGCCTGGCGTTGGTTTCCCCATTGATCCTGGTCTAATATCCATCCCTTTCATTATACCAACAAGTAATGTATTTTCCGTTTGCCCATAGCCGTCTCTTACTGTAATATCAAAGTGTTTTTGGAACGTCTCAATGACTTCTCTATTTAACGGCTCACCTGCGGATACAGCGCTATGTAACGCTTCTAAATTATACTCACTTAAATTCTCTACTTTTGCCATTAATCTATACTCAGTCGGCGTGCAACAAAGCACATTCACCTTATTATCATTTAATAAATTTAAATATGTTTTCGGTTCAAACTTACCGTTGTATACAAATCCTGTTGCCCCAGAGCCTAGAGTTGCTAAAAATGGGCTCCAAATCCACTTTTGCCAGCCTGGACTAGCCGTTGCCCATACAACATCATTCTCTTCAATTCCAAGCCAATTTGGGGCGCTCGTACGTAAATGAGCGTATGCCCACGCATGCGTATGAACAACACCTTTTGGATTTCCTGTCGTTCCTGACGTGTAAGATAAAAAGACCATGTCCTCTTTATCTGTCTTCGCCATTTCTAACATGTCACTTTCTGTTTCTAACGCTGTTTTTAAATTGATCCATCCATCTACTGACTGCTCGCTCAGAACGAATTTTTGAAGAGATTCCATCACTTCTATATCATCAAACTGGCCAATGTACGGCTCATAACTTACAATTGCCTTTACTTCACCATGCCCGATTCGATATTCAATATCTTTTTTACGCAACATTTCCGAACTTGGAATTACGACAAATCCTGCTTTAATCGCTGCGATATACGTCATGTACGCTTCAATTAAACGCGGCATCATAATGAGGAGCTTGTCCCCTTTTTGCAGACCACTCTTTATAAAAGCGTTTCCAATTTTATTCGCACCTTGCATTAACTCAGCGTATGTAACTTCTCTTCTATTCCCTTTATCATCTTGCCAAATTAAAGCAAGCTTCTCTTTATCACCTGTATATTTCTCTATTTCAGAAACTAAATTATAAGACGGCAGTGCCAACAATTGTTCTCTCTTCATAAACATCCTCCTTTTTTTATGCCTCCCTTATATAATAAAGAATTTTCTGTCTATTTTGAACCCTCTTCTTTTGACAAATTTTTTAGTTCTGTCGAATTGGTAAATGAAATTGTATCGACGATTTTTTAAATATATCGAACACAACTTGGAATATATCAACGAAAAATTGAATATATCGACGTTTCGACAAAGGATATCGACTTACCGA from Bacillus basilensis includes the following:
- a CDS encoding amidohydrolase, with the protein product MGEIWYGGIIYTMREENEKVEAIYVENGRIVDIGSKEELENRYAAIELYDLKGKTMIPGLVDSHMHLIGHGERLLRLDLSNCTSYSDMLTLVQKRVEEAPKGSWIIGEGWNENNFTDTKDVHAKDLDAISKEHPILLKRVCRHVTWVNSYILQEANITESTKDPKGGKIGRDSSNMLTGLLYEQGQELIKHVQPEIDEAYLQSALQTAIKDCWQYGLVGGHTEDLNYYGGFRKTHNAFSHVIKEMPFKAHLLVHHEVAHERKEYENEHYIEFGAMKIFSDGSFGGRTALLSEPYEDAKETNGVAIFSREELAELVKKARDLHMPVAIHTIGDLSLQYVIDALELYPPADGLRDRIIHCQLAREELIERMKNLQAIIDIQPVFLSSDFPSVIEKLGEQRLRYAYAWKTLLEAGLHCNGGSDAPIEQVNPFLGIYSAVTRRSFIDGICYIPEERLTVYEAVSLFTTGSAYAIGKEAKRGQITKGYEADFTIVDRNIFEIEAEEIKEVQAEMTVIDGRIVYRKDE
- a CDS encoding VOC family protein; translation: MILGINPYLVLDGSGQEAVQFYKDALDAKVEVMQTFGDMPENPEYPIPAEAKERVLHATLKVGNTELMISDTFPGQGHAIGSQVTIAIQISNAEKAKEVFDKLQEGGEVIMPLQETFWSPAYGQVKDKFNIEWQVTTSTTEQK
- the mbcS gene encoding acyl-CoA synthetase MbcS — encoded protein: MKREQLLALPSYNLVSEIEKYTGDKEKLALIWQDDKGNRREVTYAELMQGANKIGNAFIKSGLQKGDKLLIMMPRLIEAYMTYIAAIKAGFVVIPSSEMLRKKDIEYRIGHGEVKAIVSYEPYIGQFDDIEVMESLQKFVLSEQSVDGWINLKTALETESDMLEMAKTDKEDMVFLSYTSGTTGNPKGVVHTHAWAYAHLRTSAPNWLGIEENDVVWATASPGWQKWIWSPFLATLGSGATGFVYNGKFEPKTYLNLLNDNKVNVLCCTPTEYRLMAKVENLSEYNLEALHSAVSAGEPLNREVIETFQKHFDITVRDGYGQTENTLLVGIMKGMDIRPGSMGKPTPGNHVDIVDEEGMPVKVGEVGDIAVHIETPALFKQYYKDDERTAMQFRGDYYITGDKAKKDEDGYFWFEGRGDDIIISSGYTIGPFEVEDALVKHPYVRECAVVASPDEIRGSVVKAFIVLRENIEKNEETLIPILQQHVKELTAPYKYPRKIEFIDELPKTISGKIRRIELRKQEMELPSK